One part of the Arabidopsis thaliana chromosome 1 sequence genome encodes these proteins:
- a CDS encoding DNA-binding bromodomain-containing protein (DNA-binding bromodomain-containing protein; FUNCTIONS IN: DNA binding; INVOLVED IN: biological_process unknown; LOCATED IN: cellular_component unknown; EXPRESSED IN: guard cell; CONTAINS InterPro DOMAIN/s: Bromodomain, conserved site (InterPro:IPR018359), Bromodomain (InterPro:IPR001487); BEST Arabidopsis thaliana protein match is: nuclear protein X1 (TAIR:AT5G63320.1).) codes for MKRKRGHKKGKKSKTINEQGNLNESTENAENQTSEHSSEAPVECENSELESKMEVDAPSPIAGSVDLADNIAAKSVARVKVKLKTSKAPEPNETLRDDIDKSSSQAVLEKPVVPVEKKEEFVPRLPERKPVFLNVYRKTKGIRIKSSKAVDGSSSVTEKSATDTVKVQDVVVGQKDTKTSEENSQASKKEAEIATISLQKEEKKTDQNLRYNKQELEDSLIVIKKIMKMEAADPFNVPVNPEALGIPDYFDIIKTPMDFGTICNNFEKGNKYMNSEDVYKDVNYIWNNCSKYNKKGDYIVDLMKRVKKNFMKYWTSAGLYTEQSAAENTEDGGKASTKQKSHKRHGRHHKSDCMCAICVLKRRKRERERDSGAQEESSPAGSPSVDNSSVNMGEDMDIDVDKKPEQEKTEIVELDSPVSKTQRVIENKQEVEEEENVEVESENKTKANVEDKTQSIDRSMEETGDEPVNSAAEKLVVLASLEGPKSTQNEEEEKEKRLQEQKKRLELERKEWRMKMQEKFQVRNPQLLSLCETLFPNDNNHNSVWNGPHSLFRRRGGSNRSSALHKAMNLVIFILFELPPLQ; via the exons ATGAAGCGTAAAAGAGGACATAAGAAAGGGAAGAAGTCTAAGACTATCAATGAACAAGGGAACTTGAACGAGTCAACTGAAAACGCGGAGAATCAAACCTCTGAGCATAGTTCTGAAGCTCCTGTTGAGTGTGAGAATAGTGAACTTGAATCTAAAATGGAGGTTGATGCTCCTTCACCTATTGCTGGAAGTGTAGATCTAGCTGATAATATAGCGGCCAAGTCTGTTGCGCGTGTTAAGGTTAAATTGAAGACTTCGAAAGCACCTGAACCCAATGAGACATTGCGTGATGATATCGATAAGAGTAGTTCTCAAGCGGTGTTAGAAAAACCTGTTGTGCCTGTTGAGAAAAAGGAGGAATTTGTTCCTCGTTTGCCTGAGAGGAAGCCGGTGTTTCTGAATGTTTACAGGAAAACTAAAGGTATAAGGATAAAGTCTTCGAAGGCGGTTGATGGGTCTAGCTCGGTTACTGAGAAGAGTGCTACTGATACTGTCAAGGTTCAGGATGTGGTAGTAGGTCAGAAGGATACGAAAACGTCTGAGGAGAATTCTCAAGCTAGTAAGAAAGAGGCGGAAATTGCAACGATTTCTTTGcagaaagaggagaagaagactgaTCAAAATTTACGATACAATAAGCAAGAACTGGAAGATTCTCTTATT GTGATCAAGAAGATTATGAAGATGGAGGCTGCTGATCCTTTTAATGTTCCTGTCAATCCAGAAGCTCTTGGAATTCCT GACTATTTCGATATTATCAAGACACCTATGGATTTTGGAACAATATGCAACAATTTTGAGAAAGGCAACAAGTATATGAATTCTGAGGATGTTTACAAGGATGTCAACTACATTTGGAATAACTGTTCCAAGTACAATAAGAAAGGTGATTATATTGTGGATCTGATGAAGCGAGTGAAGAAAAATTTCATGAAGTACTGGACTTCAGCAGGGTTGTATACTGAGCAATCAGCAG CAGAAAATACAGAAGATGGTGGAAAGGCATCCACAAAGCAGAAGAGTCATAAACGCCATGG AAGGCACCACAAGAGTGATTGCATGTGTGCGATATGTGTTTTGAAGCGTCGTAAAAGAGAACGTGAACGAGATTCTGGAGCTCAAGAG GAGTCTTCACCTGCGGGAAGTCCGTCTGTGGATAATTCATCAGTAAACATGGGTGAGGACATGGATATTGATGTTGACAAGAAAcctgaacaagaaaaaacagaaatcgtGGAACTAGATAGTCCGGTgtcaaaaacacaaagagtgattgaaaacaaacaagaggtggaggaagaggaaaacGTCGAAGTGGAGAGtgaaaataaaaccaaagcTAATGTAGAGGACAAGACTCAGTCGATTGATAGATCAATGGAAGAGACTGGCGATGAGCCTGTGAATAGTGCTGCAGAGAAATTGGTTGTTTTAGCTTCCCTTGAAGGTCCAAAATCGACTCagaatgaggaagaagagaaggaaaaacgACTTCAAGAGCAAAAG AAACGGCTGGAGTTAGAGCGTAAAGAATGGAGAATGAAGATGCAAGAAAAGTTCCAAGTCAGAAACCCGCAGCTTCTAAGTCTCTGTGAAACTCTCTTCCCTAATGACAACAACCACAATTCCGTATGGAACGGACCTCACTCACTGTTTAGACGTCGCGGAGGTTCAAATCGTAGTAGTGCTTTACACAAAGCA ATGAATCTGGTTATTTTCATACTCTTCGAGCTGCCACCTCTA CAATAG
- a CDS encoding DNA-binding bromodomain-containing protein has product MKRKRGHKKGKKSKTINEQGNLNESTENAENQTSEHSSEAPVECENSELESKMEVDAPSPIAGSVDLADNIAAKSVARVKVKLKTSKAPEPNETLRDDIDKSSSQAVLEKPVVPVEKKEEFVPRLPERKPVFLNVYRKTKGIRIKSSKAVDGSSSVTEKSATDTVKVQDVVVGQKDTKTSEENSQASKKEAEIATISLQKEEKKTDQNLRYNKQELEDSLIVIKKIMKMEAADPFNVPVNPEALGIPDYFDIIKTPMDFGTICNNFEKGNKYMNSEDVYKDVNYIWNNCSKYNKKGDYIVDLMKRVKKNFMKYWTSAGLYTEQSAAENTEDGGKASTKQKSHKRHGRHHKSDCMCAICVLKRRKRERERDSGAQEESSPAGSPSVDNSSVNMGEDMDIDVDKKPEQEKTEIVELDSPVSKTQRVIENKQEVEEEENVEVESENKTKANVEDKTQSIDRSMEETGDEPVNSAAEKLVVLASLEGPKSTQNEEEEKEKRLQEQKKRLELERKEWRMKMQEKFQVRNPQLLSLCETLFPNDNNHNSVWNGPHSLFRRRGGSNRSSALHKAVESLMK; this is encoded by the exons ATGAAGCGTAAAAGAGGACATAAGAAAGGGAAGAAGTCTAAGACTATCAATGAACAAGGGAACTTGAACGAGTCAACTGAAAACGCGGAGAATCAAACCTCTGAGCATAGTTCTGAAGCTCCTGTTGAGTGTGAGAATAGTGAACTTGAATCTAAAATGGAGGTTGATGCTCCTTCACCTATTGCTGGAAGTGTAGATCTAGCTGATAATATAGCGGCCAAGTCTGTTGCGCGTGTTAAGGTTAAATTGAAGACTTCGAAAGCACCTGAACCCAATGAGACATTGCGTGATGATATCGATAAGAGTAGTTCTCAAGCGGTGTTAGAAAAACCTGTTGTGCCTGTTGAGAAAAAGGAGGAATTTGTTCCTCGTTTGCCTGAGAGGAAGCCGGTGTTTCTGAATGTTTACAGGAAAACTAAAGGTATAAGGATAAAGTCTTCGAAGGCGGTTGATGGGTCTAGCTCGGTTACTGAGAAGAGTGCTACTGATACTGTCAAGGTTCAGGATGTGGTAGTAGGTCAGAAGGATACGAAAACGTCTGAGGAGAATTCTCAAGCTAGTAAGAAAGAGGCGGAAATTGCAACGATTTCTTTGcagaaagaggagaagaagactgaTCAAAATTTACGATACAATAAGCAAGAACTGGAAGATTCTCTTATT GTGATCAAGAAGATTATGAAGATGGAGGCTGCTGATCCTTTTAATGTTCCTGTCAATCCAGAAGCTCTTGGAATTCCT GACTATTTCGATATTATCAAGACACCTATGGATTTTGGAACAATATGCAACAATTTTGAGAAAGGCAACAAGTATATGAATTCTGAGGATGTTTACAAGGATGTCAACTACATTTGGAATAACTGTTCCAAGTACAATAAGAAAGGTGATTATATTGTGGATCTGATGAAGCGAGTGAAGAAAAATTTCATGAAGTACTGGACTTCAGCAGGGTTGTATACTGAGCAATCAGCAG CAGAAAATACAGAAGATGGTGGAAAGGCATCCACAAAGCAGAAGAGTCATAAACGCCATGG AAGGCACCACAAGAGTGATTGCATGTGTGCGATATGTGTTTTGAAGCGTCGTAAAAGAGAACGTGAACGAGATTCTGGAGCTCAAGAG GAGTCTTCACCTGCGGGAAGTCCGTCTGTGGATAATTCATCAGTAAACATGGGTGAGGACATGGATATTGATGTTGACAAGAAAcctgaacaagaaaaaacagaaatcgtGGAACTAGATAGTCCGGTgtcaaaaacacaaagagtgattgaaaacaaacaagaggtggaggaagaggaaaacGTCGAAGTGGAGAGtgaaaataaaaccaaagcTAATGTAGAGGACAAGACTCAGTCGATTGATAGATCAATGGAAGAGACTGGCGATGAGCCTGTGAATAGTGCTGCAGAGAAATTGGTTGTTTTAGCTTCCCTTGAAGGTCCAAAATCGACTCagaatgaggaagaagagaaggaaaaacgACTTCAAGAGCAAAAG AAACGGCTGGAGTTAGAGCGTAAAGAATGGAGAATGAAGATGCAAGAAAAGTTCCAAGTCAGAAACCCGCAGCTTCTAAGTCTCTGTGAAACTCTCTTCCCTAATGACAACAACCACAATTCCGTATGGAACGGACCTCACTCACTGTTTAGACGTCGCGGAGGTTCAAATCGTAGTAGTGCTTTACACAAAGCAGTTGAGTCACTGATGAAGTAG
- a CDS encoding DNA-binding bromodomain-containing protein (DNA-binding bromodomain-containing protein; CONTAINS InterPro DOMAIN/s: Bromodomain, conserved site (InterPro:IPR018359), Bromodomain (InterPro:IPR001487); BEST Arabidopsis thaliana protein match is: nuclear protein X1 (TAIR:AT5G63320.1); Has 30201 Blast hits to 17322 proteins in 780 species: Archae - 12; Bacteria - 1396; Metazoa - 17338; Fungi - 3422; Plants - 5037; Viruses - 0; Other Eukaryotes - 2996 (source: NCBI BLink).), which yields MKRKRGHKKGKKSKTINEQGNLNESTENAENQTSEHSSEAPVECENSELESKMEVDAPSPIAGSVDLADNIAAKSVARVKVKLKTSKAPEPNETLRDDIDKSSSQAVLEKPVVPVEKKEEFVPRLPERKPVFLNVYRKTKGIRIKSSKAVDGSSSVTEKSATDTVKVQDVVVGQKDTKTSEENSQASKKEAEIATISLQKEEKKTDQNLRYNKQELEDSLIVIKKIMKMEAADPFNVPVNPEALGIPDYFDIIKTPMDFGTICNNFEKGNKYMNSEDVYKDVNYIWNNCSKYNKKGDYIVDLMKRVKKNFMKYWTSAGLYTEQSAENTEDGGKASTKQKSHKRHGRHHKSDCMCAICVLKRRKRERERDSGAQEESSPAGSPSVDNSSVNMGEDMDIDVDKKPEQEKTEIVELDSPVSKTQRVIENKQEVEEEENVEVESENKTKANVEDKTQSIDRSMEETGDEPVNSAAEKLVVLASLEGPKSTQNEEEEKEKRLQEQKKRLELERKEWRMKMQEKFQVRNPQLLSLCETLFPNDNNHNSVWNGPHSLFRRRGGSNRSSALHKAVESLMK from the exons ATGAAGCGTAAAAGAGGACATAAGAAAGGGAAGAAGTCTAAGACTATCAATGAACAAGGGAACTTGAACGAGTCAACTGAAAACGCGGAGAATCAAACCTCTGAGCATAGTTCTGAAGCTCCTGTTGAGTGTGAGAATAGTGAACTTGAATCTAAAATGGAGGTTGATGCTCCTTCACCTATTGCTGGAAGTGTAGATCTAGCTGATAATATAGCGGCCAAGTCTGTTGCGCGTGTTAAGGTTAAATTGAAGACTTCGAAAGCACCTGAACCCAATGAGACATTGCGTGATGATATCGATAAGAGTAGTTCTCAAGCGGTGTTAGAAAAACCTGTTGTGCCTGTTGAGAAAAAGGAGGAATTTGTTCCTCGTTTGCCTGAGAGGAAGCCGGTGTTTCTGAATGTTTACAGGAAAACTAAAGGTATAAGGATAAAGTCTTCGAAGGCGGTTGATGGGTCTAGCTCGGTTACTGAGAAGAGTGCTACTGATACTGTCAAGGTTCAGGATGTGGTAGTAGGTCAGAAGGATACGAAAACGTCTGAGGAGAATTCTCAAGCTAGTAAGAAAGAGGCGGAAATTGCAACGATTTCTTTGcagaaagaggagaagaagactgaTCAAAATTTACGATACAATAAGCAAGAACTGGAAGATTCTCTTATT GTGATCAAGAAGATTATGAAGATGGAGGCTGCTGATCCTTTTAATGTTCCTGTCAATCCAGAAGCTCTTGGAATTCCT GACTATTTCGATATTATCAAGACACCTATGGATTTTGGAACAATATGCAACAATTTTGAGAAAGGCAACAAGTATATGAATTCTGAGGATGTTTACAAGGATGTCAACTACATTTGGAATAACTGTTCCAAGTACAATAAGAAAGGTGATTATATTGTGGATCTGATGAAGCGAGTGAAGAAAAATTTCATGAAGTACTGGACTTCAGCAGGGTTGTATACTGAGCAATCAGCAG AAAATACAGAAGATGGTGGAAAGGCATCCACAAAGCAGAAGAGTCATAAACGCCATGG AAGGCACCACAAGAGTGATTGCATGTGTGCGATATGTGTTTTGAAGCGTCGTAAAAGAGAACGTGAACGAGATTCTGGAGCTCAAGAG GAGTCTTCACCTGCGGGAAGTCCGTCTGTGGATAATTCATCAGTAAACATGGGTGAGGACATGGATATTGATGTTGACAAGAAAcctgaacaagaaaaaacagaaatcgtGGAACTAGATAGTCCGGTgtcaaaaacacaaagagtgattgaaaacaaacaagaggtggaggaagaggaaaacGTCGAAGTGGAGAGtgaaaataaaaccaaagcTAATGTAGAGGACAAGACTCAGTCGATTGATAGATCAATGGAAGAGACTGGCGATGAGCCTGTGAATAGTGCTGCAGAGAAATTGGTTGTTTTAGCTTCCCTTGAAGGTCCAAAATCGACTCagaatgaggaagaagagaaggaaaaacgACTTCAAGAGCAAAAG AAACGGCTGGAGTTAGAGCGTAAAGAATGGAGAATGAAGATGCAAGAAAAGTTCCAAGTCAGAAACCCGCAGCTTCTAAGTCTCTGTGAAACTCTCTTCCCTAATGACAACAACCACAATTCCGTATGGAACGGACCTCACTCACTGTTTAGACGTCGCGGAGGTTCAAATCGTAGTAGTGCTTTACACAAAGCAGTTGAGTCACTGATGAAGTAG
- the CAT2 gene encoding cationic amino acid transporter 2 (cationic amino acid transporter 2 (CAT2); FUNCTIONS IN: amino acid transmembrane transporter activity; INVOLVED IN: amino acid transport, transport, transmembrane transport; LOCATED IN: plant-type vacuole membrane, plasma membrane, vacuole, membrane; EXPRESSED IN: 24 plant structures; EXPRESSED DURING: 13 growth stages; CONTAINS InterPro DOMAIN/s: Cationic amino acid transporter (InterPro:IPR015606), Amino acid/polyamine transporter I (InterPro:IPR002293), Amino acid permease domain (InterPro:IPR004841); BEST Arabidopsis thaliana protein match is: cationic amino acid transporter 3 (TAIR:AT5G36940.1); Has 37076 Blast hits to 34712 proteins in 2307 species: Archae - 552; Bacteria - 29543; Metazoa - 2357; Fungi - 2838; Plants - 508; Viruses - 0; Other Eukaryotes - 1278 (source: NCBI BLink).), whose product MGFLVDTQKEGGGHSWGYVRSLVRRKQVDSANGQSHGHQLARALTVPHLVAIGVGATIGAGVYILVGTVAREHSGPSLALSFLIAGIAAGLSAFCYAELSSRCPSAGSAYHYSYICVGEGVAWIIGWALILEYTIGGSAVARGISPNLALIFGGEDGLPAILARHQIPGLDIVVDPCAAILVFVVTGLLCMGIKESTFAQGIVTAVNVCVLLFVIVAGSYLGFKTGWPGYELPTGFFPFGVDGMFAGSATVFFAFIGFDSVASTAEEVRNPQRDLPIGIGLALLLCCSLYMMVSIVIVGLIPYYAMDPDTPISSAFASHDMQWAVYLITLGAVMALCSALMGALLPQPRILMAMARDGLLPSIFSDINKRTQVPVKATVATGLCAATLAFFMDVSQLAGMVSVGTLLAFTMVAISVLILRYVPPDEQPLPSSLQERIDSVSFICGETTSSGHVGTSDSSHQPLIVNNDALVDVPLIKNQEALGCLVLSEETRRIVAGWSIMFTCVGAFLLSYAASSLSFPGLIRYPLCGVGGCLLLAGLIALSSIDQDDARHTFGHSGGYMCPFVPLLPIICILINMYLLVNLGSATWARVSVWLLIGVIVYVFYGRKNSSLANAVYVTTAHAEEIYREHEGSLA is encoded by the exons atgGGGTTTTTGGTGGATACGCAAAAGGAAGGAGGTGGACATTCATGGGGTTACGTTAGAAGTTTGGTTAGAAGGAAACAAGTCGACTCTGCTAATGGCCAATCTCATGGTCACCAACTTGCTAGAGCCCTCACTGTTCCTCATCTCGTTGCAATTG GTGTTGGAGCAACAATAGGAGCTGGAGTTTATATTCTTGTAGGAACAGTTGCGAGAGAGCATTCAGGACCTTCTCTTGCTTTGTCTTTTCTTATTGCTGGAATTGCTGCTGGTCTTTCTGCGTTTTGTTATGCTGAACTCTCTAGTCGTTGCCCTTCAGCTGGGAGTGCGTATCACTATTCTTACATTTGTGTTGGTGAAGG TGTTGCGTGGATAATCGGTTGGGCGTTGATTCTGGAGTATACCATTGGTGGCTCAGCTGTTGCCCGTGGCATATCCCCTAATCTG GCACTGATTTTTGGTGGTGAAGATGGTTTGCCTGCAATTTTAGCGCGCCACCAGATCCCAGGCCTTGATATTGTTGTTGATCCATGTGCTGCTattcttgtgtttgttgtaACTGGCCTTTTGTGCATGGGAATAAAGGAG AGCACATTTGCTCAGGGAATTGTAACTGCAGTCAATGTGTGTGTCCTGTTATTTGTCATAGTAGCTGGCAGTTATCTCGGCTTCAAGACAGGTTGGCCTGGTTATGAACTTCCAACAGG GTTCTTTCCATTCGGAGTAGATGGAATGTTTGCTGGTTCTGCTACAGTCTTTTTTGCATTCATTGGGTTTGATTCGGTTGCAAGTACCGCAGAGGAG GTGAGAAATCCCCAACGGGATTTACCGATTGGTATTGGTCTTGCTCTCTTGTTATGTTGTTCTCTCTACATGATGGTCTCCATAGTTATTGTTGGTTTAATTCCTTACTATGCAATGGATCCCGACACCCCGATATCCTCTGCATTCGCTAGTCATGACATGCAATGGGCTGT ATACTTAATAACTTTAGGAGCTGTCATGGCACTCTGCTCAGCTTTAATGGGTGCCCTTCTCCCTCAG CCACGAATTCTGATGGCAATGGCTAGGGATGGTCTGCTCCCTTCTATTTTTTCAGACATTAATAAACGCACACAGGTTCCGGTTAAAGCAACAGTGGCAACTGGGTTGTGTGCTGCAACCTTAGCGTTCTTTATGGATGTTTCACAGCTTGCAGGGATG GTGAGTGTTGGGACACTTCTGGCATTTACAATGGTGGCAATATCAGTGTTGATACTAAGATATGTTCCTCCAGATGAGCAACCTCTTCCGTCATCTCTTCAAGAGAGAATTGATTCTGTTTCCTTTATATGTGGTGAAACAACGTCATCCGGTCATGTTGGTACTTCCGATAGCAGTCACCAGCCTTTAATAGTTAATAATGATGCTTTGGTCGATGTCCCACTtatcaagaatcaagaagctCTAGGGTGTT TGGTTCTCAGCGAGGAAACCAGAAGGATTGTCGCTGGATGGAGCATTATGTTCACATGTGTTGGGGCCTTCCTTTTAAGTTATGCGGCATCAAGCCTGAGCTTCCCAGG GCTTATTAGATATCCGTTGTGTGGTGTTGGTGGATGTCTCCTCCTTGCTGGTTTGATTGCTCTGAGTTCCATAGATCAGGATGATGCGAGACACACTTTTGGACATTCTGGAG GTTACATGTGCCCGTTTGTTCCCCTCCTACCTATCATCTGCATTCTCATCAACATGTACCTTTTGGTTAACCTTGG ATCTGCGACATGGGCTCGTGTATCGGTGTGGCTGCTTATAGGAGTGATTGTGTATGTTTTCTATGGTCGGAAAAACAGTTCGCTTGCCAATGCAGTTTACGTAACTACAGCTCATGCGGAGGAGATATATCGCGAACATGAAGGTTCTTTGGCATAG
- a CDS encoding Cysteine/Histidine-rich C1 domain family protein (Cysteine/Histidine-rich C1 domain family protein; FUNCTIONS IN: molecular_function unknown; LOCATED IN: cellular_component unknown; CONTAINS InterPro DOMAIN/s: DC1 (InterPro:IPR004146), C1-like (InterPro:IPR011424); BEST Arabidopsis thaliana protein match is: Cysteine/Histidine-rich C1 domain family protein (TAIR:AT5G45730.1); Has 30201 Blast hits to 17322 proteins in 780 species: Archae - 12; Bacteria - 1396; Metazoa - 17338; Fungi - 3422; Plants - 5037; Viruses - 0; Other Eukaryotes - 2996 (source: NCBI BLink).): protein MDMYEYEISRIPRVKIPCSHPLVSWWLMHTGSGDPHEYLPCDGCGDTEGNAIYCKICKFRAHFECIIQPDIINHPCHSKHPLKKVLAETIDYTDGNCHFCRSPLDEVMYHCSICNISIDLSCWIYPPPLTIYQPKSHNHTFTLMARKDSFTCNACGLVGDRNPYVCLECDFMLHKDCIDLPRVININRHDHRISRTYHLGQGDWECGVCRKQIDWTFGGYSCKRCPSYAVHSKCATRGDVWEGEELEDEPEEEEIEDPYKFLLHKVCATLPRKKRNILHNHKLDLQIQGKPGEVF, encoded by the exons ATGGACATGTACGAGTACGAAATATCTCGTATACCTAGAGTGAAGATTCCCTGCAGTCATCCGTTAGTTTCCTGGTGGCTGATGCATACTGGAAGTGGAGACCCCCATGAGTATCTTCCATGCGATGGATGTGGTGACACGGAAGGCAACGCCATTTACTGTAAAATCTGCAAATTCCGCGCACATTTCGAATGCATCATCCAGCCAGACATCATCAACCATCCGTGTCACTCCAAACATCCTCTCAAGAAAGTCTTGGCCGAGACAATTGACTATACAGATGGTAACTGTCATTTTTGTCGAAGCCCACTTGATGAGGTGATGTATCATTGTTCCATATGTAATATTAGCATAGATTTAAGCTGTTGGATATATCCCCCACCACTTACTATTTATCAACCAAAGAGCCACAACCATACATTCACCCTCATGGCGAGAAAGGACTCTTTCACTTGTAACGCGTGTGGGTTGGTTGGTGACCGTAATCCTTACGTTTGTCTTGAATGTGATTTCATGCTACACAAAGATTGTATCGATTTGCCCAGAGTCATAAACATAAATCGTCATGACCACCGCATCTCTCGCACTTACCATCTCGGTCAGGGTGATTGGGAATGCGGAGTTTGTCGCAAACAGATAGATTGGACCTTTGGAGGTTACTCTTGCAAGCGTTGTCCTAGTTATGCTGTTCATTCAAAATGTGCAACAAGGGGTGATGTGTGGGAGGGAGAAGAACTAGAAGATGAGcctgaagaggaagaaattgaagatcCATACAAG TTTCTCCTTCATAAAGTTTGTGCTACTCTTCCTCGGAAGAAACGAAATATTCTGCACAACCACAAGCTCGATCTACAGATTCAGGGTAAGCCGGGAGAGGTTTTCTAG